The Pseudoalteromonas translucida KMM 520 genome has a window encoding:
- the recG gene encoding ATP-dependent DNA helicase RecG: MSKPSLSQYPITELKGVGPKMAERLLKLGISTVQDMLFHLPLRYEDRTRLYTINELSLHSHVSVEATIETSQITFGKRRMLVCQINDGTGRLTVRFFNFTAAQKNALSAGKIIRCFGEVRRGRVGFEMSHPEYSISDTPNEQPTATTLTPVYSTTEGLKQLSIRALSDQAINLLQKYSVEELLPAQWQPSNLGLSDALLLLHRPPNDIDVIALEQGTHPAQQRLVFEELLAQNLSLLKIRQQGQQVKAVSLDSNNALESQFLAQLPFDPTNAQSRVVAEIKGDLQQPYPMMRLVQGDVGSGKTLVAALSALTAIAQGFQVALMAPTEILSEQHGINFNNWFNQLGITVAWLGGKTKGRERVTTLEKIASGEAQMIVGTHALFQDEVKFHNLVLIIIDEQHRFGVHQRLSLREKGRFGDCYPHQLVMTATPIPRTLAMTAYADLETSVIDELPPGRTPITTVALPDTRRGDIIKRVKLACHEQGRQVYWVCTLIDESEVLQCQAAEDSALQLKEALPELNVSLIHGRMKAAEKQAIMSEFKAGNIHVLVATTVIEVGVDVPNASLIIIENPERLGLAQLHQLRGRVGRGATASHCVLLYHAPLSHTAQKRLGVLRDSNDGFVIAERDLEIRGPGEVLGTKQTGLAEFKIADLTRDKHTLNQVRPIAQQMLIQHPKQVDALINRWLGNKSNYALA; this comes from the coding sequence TTGTCTAAACCTAGCTTAAGCCAATACCCAATAACAGAACTCAAAGGCGTTGGCCCTAAAATGGCCGAGCGATTGTTAAAGCTAGGTATTTCTACAGTACAAGACATGCTGTTTCATTTACCTCTTCGCTATGAAGACCGCACCCGGCTTTATACTATAAACGAGCTTTCATTGCACAGCCATGTAAGCGTGGAAGCAACAATTGAAACAAGCCAAATCACTTTTGGTAAAAGGCGCATGCTAGTTTGCCAAATAAACGATGGCACCGGCAGACTTACAGTACGGTTTTTTAATTTTACCGCGGCACAAAAAAACGCCCTCAGTGCAGGAAAAATAATACGTTGTTTTGGTGAAGTTCGCCGTGGCCGTGTAGGCTTTGAAATGAGTCATCCGGAATATAGCATAAGCGACACACCCAATGAGCAGCCTACGGCGACAACGCTTACTCCGGTTTATTCAACCACAGAAGGTTTAAAGCAATTATCAATTAGAGCACTTAGCGATCAAGCTATTAATCTATTGCAAAAATATTCAGTAGAAGAGTTACTTCCGGCGCAATGGCAACCTTCTAATTTAGGGCTAAGTGATGCCTTACTACTATTACATCGCCCGCCTAACGACATAGACGTAATTGCACTTGAACAAGGTACCCATCCGGCTCAGCAGCGGCTCGTTTTTGAAGAGTTACTAGCGCAAAACCTCAGCTTGTTAAAAATACGCCAACAAGGGCAACAAGTTAAAGCAGTCAGCTTAGATTCTAACAACGCACTAGAAAGCCAATTTTTAGCGCAACTCCCTTTTGATCCAACCAATGCACAAAGTCGTGTAGTAGCCGAGATTAAAGGTGATTTACAACAGCCCTATCCTATGATGCGTTTAGTACAAGGCGATGTTGGCTCAGGTAAAACATTAGTAGCAGCATTAAGTGCATTGACTGCTATAGCACAAGGTTTTCAAGTAGCTTTAATGGCTCCTACCGAAATTCTCTCCGAGCAGCATGGGATTAACTTTAATAACTGGTTTAACCAATTAGGCATAACAGTTGCCTGGCTTGGCGGTAAAACTAAAGGTAGAGAGCGTGTAACTACACTTGAAAAGATAGCCTCCGGTGAGGCGCAAATGATCGTCGGTACCCATGCGCTATTTCAAGACGAGGTGAAGTTTCATAACCTCGTGCTTATTATCATCGATGAACAACATCGTTTTGGTGTTCATCAACGATTATCACTGCGTGAAAAAGGCCGCTTTGGCGACTGCTACCCGCATCAACTAGTCATGACAGCAACACCTATACCTCGCACACTTGCAATGACCGCTTATGCCGATTTAGAGACCTCAGTAATAGATGAATTACCACCGGGTCGCACACCCATAACAACAGTGGCATTACCAGACACTCGTCGAGGCGATATTATCAAGCGCGTTAAATTAGCCTGCCATGAGCAAGGCAGGCAAGTTTATTGGGTATGTACGCTCATCGATGAATCAGAAGTGCTGCAATGCCAAGCCGCCGAAGATAGTGCGCTGCAATTAAAAGAAGCCTTACCAGAGCTAAACGTAAGCCTTATACATGGACGAATGAAAGCTGCAGAAAAGCAAGCCATTATGAGTGAGTTTAAAGCTGGTAATATTCATGTTTTAGTCGCAACCACAGTCATTGAGGTAGGAGTAGATGTACCTAATGCCAGTTTGATTATTATAGAAAACCCTGAGCGTTTAGGTTTAGCACAATTACACCAACTACGTGGTCGAGTGGGGCGTGGAGCTACCGCTTCGCATTGTGTACTTTTATACCATGCACCTCTCTCACATACAGCGCAAAAGCGCCTAGGCGTGTTAAGAGATAGTAACGATGGTTTTGTTATAGCCGAGCGAGACTTAGAGATCCGCGGCCCGGGTGAAGTGCTCGGCACTAAACAAACCGGTTTAGCTGAATTTAAAATTGCCGATCTAACCCGCGACAAACATACTTTAAATCAAGTCAGGCCAATAGCACAGCAAATGCTAATACAGCACCCAAAACAAGTCGATGCGCTTATAAATAGATGGCTTGGTAATAAATCTAACTACGCACTAGCTTAA
- the asnC gene encoding transcriptional regulator AsnC, with the protein MEYYQIDNLDKQILHALMANARTPYAELAKRFNVSAGTIHVRIEKMKQAGIITGTQLTISTKQLGYDVCCFIGINLNSARDYPQTLIKLEALEEVVEAYYTTGNYSIFIKVMTRSIDHLQDVLINKIQAIEAIQSTETLISLQNPISRTVMP; encoded by the coding sequence ATGGAATATTATCAAATCGATAATCTCGATAAACAGATTCTGCATGCATTAATGGCCAATGCACGCACACCCTACGCAGAATTAGCAAAACGTTTTAATGTAAGTGCCGGCACAATTCATGTTCGTATTGAAAAAATGAAGCAAGCGGGGATCATCACAGGAACTCAATTAACTATTAGCACCAAGCAACTGGGCTATGATGTGTGCTGTTTTATTGGAATTAACTTAAATAGTGCCCGCGATTATCCGCAAACTCTAATTAAACTCGAAGCACTAGAGGAAGTTGTTGAAGCTTATTACACCACTGGTAACTACAGTATTTTTATCAAAGTAATGACTCGCTCAATCGATCATCTGCAAGATGTACTGATAAATAAAATACAAGCAATTGAAGCTATTCAATCAACAGAAACTCTTATATCGCTACAAAACCCAATTAGCCGCACAGTAATGCCTTAA
- a CDS encoding RidA family protein codes for MNKAFISTDKAPAAIGTYSQAVKVGTAVYLSGQIPLVPETMEVISEDFAQQTHQVFKNIAAVCEEAGGQIQDLVKVNIYLTDLSNFAIVNEVMSQYFKKPYPARAAIGVRALPKNVQVEIDGIMELPSTN; via the coding sequence ATGAATAAAGCATTTATCTCTACCGACAAAGCACCTGCTGCAATTGGCACTTATAGCCAAGCAGTTAAAGTAGGCACTGCTGTTTATTTATCTGGTCAAATACCCTTAGTACCTGAGACGATGGAAGTCATATCAGAAGACTTTGCGCAGCAAACACACCAAGTATTTAAAAATATTGCTGCGGTATGTGAAGAAGCCGGTGGTCAAATTCAAGACTTAGTAAAAGTGAATATTTACCTTACCGACTTATCTAACTTTGCAATAGTTAACGAAGTAATGAGCCAATACTTTAAAAAACCATATCCTGCCCGTGCAGCCATTGGTGTAAGAGCTTTGCCTAAAAATGTACAAGTTGAAATTGATGGAATTATGGAGTTACCTTCAACTAACTAA
- the asnA gene encoding aspartate--ammonia ligase, which produces MSSLYVQQQQQISQVKHFFSQQLEQQLGLIEVQAPILARVGDGTQDNLSGHENAVAVNIKAIPDSRYEVVHSLAKWKRKTLGDHSFSHGEGIYTQMKALRPDEDSLSPIHSVYVDQWDWEKVICQDSERTLTTLKKTVEAIYTGIKKTEQFVSDKFGITPFLPSSITFVHSEEVREMYPNFSAKQREKAIAQEYGAVFLIGIGGKLSDGKIHDVRAPDYDDWSTPTCDKYAGLNGDILVWNPLLEDAFELSSMGIRVSPDVLQKQLSMTSDEDRLEFDWHKALIQNKFPQTIGGGIGQSRLVMLLLQKPHIGQVQVSAWPQHTHAAFDGLL; this is translated from the coding sequence ATGAGTTCACTTTATGTGCAGCAGCAGCAGCAAATAAGTCAAGTTAAGCATTTTTTTTCACAGCAACTAGAGCAGCAATTAGGATTAATAGAAGTACAAGCTCCTATACTTGCTCGAGTGGGCGATGGCACTCAAGACAACTTAAGTGGCCATGAAAATGCGGTAGCTGTAAATATAAAAGCTATTCCAGATAGCCGTTACGAAGTAGTGCACTCACTTGCAAAGTGGAAACGTAAAACATTAGGAGATCATAGCTTTTCTCATGGTGAAGGCATTTATACACAAATGAAGGCGTTACGCCCAGATGAAGACTCGTTGAGTCCTATTCACTCAGTATATGTTGATCAATGGGATTGGGAAAAGGTGATCTGCCAAGATAGCGAGCGCACACTAACTACACTTAAAAAAACAGTTGAAGCAATCTATACCGGTATTAAAAAAACGGAACAATTTGTTAGCGATAAATTTGGTATTACACCATTTTTGCCAAGCAGTATTACATTTGTACATAGCGAAGAGGTGCGAGAAATGTACCCAAATTTTAGTGCTAAGCAACGAGAAAAAGCGATTGCACAAGAGTACGGGGCGGTATTTTTAATTGGCATTGGTGGTAAATTGAGTGATGGTAAAATTCATGATGTAAGAGCACCAGACTACGATGACTGGTCAACGCCAACCTGTGACAAATACGCAGGATTAAATGGTGATATTTTAGTGTGGAACCCATTATTAGAAGACGCATTTGAGCTATCTTCAATGGGGATCCGCGTTAGTCCAGATGTGTTGCAAAAACAATTAAGTATGACGAGTGACGAAGACCGTTTAGAGTTTGATTGGCATAAGGCATTAATACAAAATAAATTTCCGCAAACAATTGGTGGCGGTATTGGTCAATCTCGTCTTGTTATGTTGTTATTACAAAAACCACATATTGGCCAAGTACAAGTGAGTGCATGGCCGCAGCACACTCATGCTGCATTCGATGGCTTGTTATAA
- the trmH gene encoding tRNA (guanosine(18)-2'-O)-methyltransferase TrmH yields the protein MQQTRYQRIADVLSRRQTDLTVCLEDVHKHHNLSAIVRSADAVGCHHVHAVWPENQKWLTNNTSGGSKNWLETHLHKNINDAATAMRARNPDIQILATHLSTDAVDFREIDYTKPTAIIVGQEKTGISEQALKYADQNIIIPMQGMVQSLNVSVAAALILFEAQRQRELAGLYNRNMLSDEIKHPIFFEGCHPIIARQCKLKRLPYPPLDEHGEIVADEQFWQALKHA from the coding sequence ATGCAGCAAACTCGCTATCAAAGAATCGCAGACGTACTTTCGCGCCGACAAACTGACCTAACAGTGTGTTTAGAGGACGTGCATAAACACCATAACCTTTCCGCTATCGTAAGAAGTGCAGACGCCGTAGGTTGTCATCATGTGCATGCCGTATGGCCAGAAAATCAAAAATGGCTTACTAATAATACCTCTGGTGGTAGTAAAAACTGGCTGGAAACACATTTACATAAAAATATTAACGATGCGGCAACAGCCATGCGTGCTCGTAATCCCGATATACAAATACTCGCAACTCACTTATCAACCGATGCCGTTGATTTTAGAGAAATAGACTACACCAAGCCAACCGCCATTATTGTTGGCCAAGAAAAAACGGGGATCTCAGAGCAAGCTTTAAAATACGCTGATCAAAACATTATTATACCCATGCAAGGGATGGTGCAATCACTTAATGTATCCGTTGCTGCTGCATTAATACTCTTTGAAGCACAACGTCAGCGCGAACTTGCAGGGCTTTATAATCGCAATATGTTGAGTGATGAAATTAAACATCCCATTTTTTTTGAAGGGTGTCATCCTATTATTGCTCGGCAATGTAAGCTAAAAAGGCTTCCCTACCCACCACTCGATGAGCACGGTGAAATAGTGGCTGATGAACAGTTTTGGCAAGCTTTAAAACATGCTTGA
- a CDS encoding DUF342 domain-containing protein has protein sequence MFKLAHNGNVLLDIGKHSPPSAAFIIEALEESNFCDCKIDYDSINNFFKSKNPEPILVVATKHDATLSVTISDDKMLAIGELTLAQGGNALSLDDAKMQLVKARVARGYKQAFLEKLLQKQFEMPAGSSTKGILAKGRLPIDGQDTKFNTLVKTLKDRLKTPKLKDDGSVDMRDFGKLASVSPGETLIRQQPATPGKEGFNVLGDLLPAKSGEILSLVSGEGTEISKSNPLELVSTIAGVPVEINNGMRVDDIFTISEVTVKSGHIDFNGSVIVSGNIEPGMRVKAKGDITIFGTVESAQLTADGNITVKQGIIGYYKPEDKSLSCTLNCKGDIYISHAQYSYLEATNIIIERQASHCSIKAVNVLQVGQAEPPKGRIFGGEVLNATTLIAGEIGNESGAKMVINLAASGAEITADTDNCFQDLANTDKQLDTLQAALEKADLLKDIEKKNILIGKIGATQQHYCQQAEQLEKRLSNLENNLHDLLNNANLAVNSVLHSGVVIHIFDKVLKTTRTYPPCSVKLQNNKIEVEFKTH, from the coding sequence GTGTTTAAGCTTGCTCATAATGGAAATGTGTTACTTGATATCGGTAAGCACTCGCCTCCTTCTGCCGCTTTTATAATTGAAGCACTTGAAGAATCGAATTTTTGTGATTGTAAAATAGATTATGACTCTATTAATAACTTTTTTAAAAGTAAAAACCCTGAGCCTATTTTAGTAGTAGCAACTAAGCACGATGCAACATTAAGCGTGACTATTAGTGATGACAAAATGCTCGCTATTGGCGAATTAACACTGGCTCAAGGCGGTAATGCTCTTAGTTTAGATGATGCAAAAATGCAGCTGGTAAAAGCGCGAGTAGCAAGAGGCTATAAACAAGCTTTTTTAGAAAAACTCCTGCAAAAACAATTTGAAATGCCTGCCGGAAGCTCAACTAAAGGTATTTTGGCTAAAGGTAGATTACCTATTGATGGCCAAGATACTAAATTTAATACTTTAGTAAAAACACTTAAAGATCGTCTAAAAACACCAAAACTAAAAGACGATGGCAGTGTTGATATGCGCGACTTTGGTAAATTAGCCAGTGTAAGCCCAGGCGAAACACTTATTCGCCAGCAACCAGCCACGCCAGGTAAAGAAGGGTTTAATGTACTTGGCGACTTACTCCCAGCTAAATCAGGCGAGATACTTTCTTTAGTTTCTGGTGAAGGCACTGAAATATCAAAATCTAACCCACTTGAACTTGTCTCTACTATTGCTGGTGTACCGGTTGAAATAAATAATGGCATGCGTGTTGATGATATTTTTACCATATCGGAAGTTACAGTAAAAAGTGGTCATATTGATTTTAATGGCAGTGTTATTGTTAGTGGCAACATTGAGCCAGGTATGCGAGTAAAGGCTAAAGGTGATATTACTATTTTTGGTACTGTTGAGTCTGCACAGTTAACAGCCGATGGTAACATTACCGTAAAACAAGGCATTATTGGCTATTATAAACCTGAAGATAAATCACTCTCTTGCACACTCAACTGTAAAGGTGACATCTATATTTCACACGCACAATATAGCTACCTTGAAGCAACTAATATAATCATTGAACGCCAAGCAAGTCACTGCTCAATAAAGGCTGTTAATGTACTGCAGGTTGGTCAAGCAGAGCCCCCCAAGGGTAGGATATTTGGCGGAGAAGTGCTCAATGCAACAACCCTTATTGCTGGGGAAATAGGCAATGAGTCGGGGGCAAAAATGGTCATTAACTTAGCTGCATCAGGGGCCGAAATTACTGCTGATACCGATAATTGCTTTCAAGACTTGGCAAATACCGATAAACAACTTGATACCTTACAAGCCGCATTAGAAAAAGCCGATTTACTTAAGGATATAGAAAAAAAGAATATACTTATTGGAAAAATTGGCGCAACTCAACAGCATTACTGCCAACAAGCCGAGCAGTTAGAAAAGCGTTTATCAAATTTAGAAAATAATTTACATGATTTATTGAATAATGCCAATTTAGCAGTTAACAGTGTTTTACATTCAGGGGTAGTGATACATATTTTTGATAAAGTACTCAAAACAACGCGCACTTATCCTCCGTGTAGTGTAAAGCTACAAAATAATAAAATTGAGGTAGAATTTAAAACACATTAA